A window of the Sporohalobacter salinus genome harbors these coding sequences:
- the dapF gene encoding diaminopimelate epimerase — translation MEFTKMHGLGNDFIMVNGFEETISDPNQLAEAICDRNFGVGSDGLVLILPSEQEDADFRMRIFNPDGSEPEMCGNATRCFGKYLYDRNLTEKTELRIETLAGMILPELIIEKDQVKAVRVDMGEPGLSSDEIPITGINKEKVIKEKLKVVDEEYEITAVSMGNPHTVIFVDDIEEFPVAEVGPKIEEHQRFPERTNVEFIEVINRSEIKMRVWERGAGITLACGTGACGSTVASVLNNYVDKEVKVHLLGGDLIIKWAENNHVYMTGPAEEVFVGEWKK, via the coding sequence ATGGAGTTTACTAAAATGCATGGTTTAGGCAATGACTTTATAATGGTTAATGGATTTGAAGAAACTATTTCAGATCCTAATCAATTGGCTGAAGCTATTTGTGATCGTAATTTTGGGGTTGGGTCTGATGGATTAGTTCTGATTTTACCATCAGAACAGGAAGATGCCGATTTTAGAATGAGAATTTTTAATCCTGATGGTAGTGAACCTGAAATGTGTGGTAATGCTACTCGATGTTTTGGTAAGTATCTTTATGATCGTAACTTAACTGAGAAAACTGAACTGAGGATAGAGACTTTAGCTGGAATGATACTTCCTGAACTAATAATTGAAAAAGATCAGGTTAAAGCTGTTCGAGTAGATATGGGGGAGCCTGGTTTGAGCAGTGATGAGATTCCGATTACTGGAATTAATAAGGAGAAAGTAATAAAAGAGAAGCTGAAGGTTGTTGATGAAGAATATGAGATTACTGCTGTATCTATGGGGAATCCTCATACTGTTATTTTTGTTGATGATATTGAGGAATTTCCGGTAGCAGAGGTAGGACCTAAAATTGAAGAACACCAACGTTTTCCTGAGAGGACGAATGTTGAATTTATTGAAGTAATTAATAGATCAGAGATTAAAATGCGTGTTTGGGAACGAGGAGCTGGAATTACTTTAGCTTGCGGTACAGGTGCCTGTGGTTCAACAGTAGCATCAGTTTTAAATAATTATGTTGATAAAGAAGTTAAAGTTCATTTATTAGGTGGTGACTTAATTATAAAGTGGGCTGAGAATAATCATGTCTATATGACTGGCCCAGCTGAAGAGGTATTTGTAGGTGAATGGAAGAAGTAA
- a CDS encoding LL-diaminopimelate aminotransferase, with translation MTEDSFIQQQFAERIGGQEFGKGDVIYKFEKIKRAKAAAKEENPNIELIDLGVGEPDWMADDKVIETLYEEAQKWENRGYADNGIFAFKEAAAEYMEEVFGVEGLDPETEINHSIGSKPGLAMLPSAFINPGDITIMTTPGYPVMGTHTEWLDGEVVNLPLLKENNFLPDLNSLTAEQKDRAKLLYLNYPNNPTGAVATEEFFAEVVEFAKKNDIIVIHDAAYAGLTFDDYDPLSFLSVPGAKEVGIEIQSLSKAFNMTGWRMAFVAGNPLVVNAFATVKDNNDSGQFKAIQKACIYALNNPEITEKTAKKYSRRHDMLVDVLQDLGFEAEKPKGSFYLYVSIPKRTKDGVEFENAEDFCQYLIKEHLISAVPWDDAGSFVRFSVTFVAEGREEEKEVIDEIKDRLSRAEFVF, from the coding sequence ATGACAGAAGATAGTTTTATTCAACAACAATTTGCAGAGAGAATAGGTGGACAAGAGTTTGGTAAAGGAGATGTGATTTATAAGTTTGAGAAGATTAAACGGGCTAAAGCAGCTGCGAAAGAAGAAAATCCTAATATTGAATTAATAGATTTAGGTGTTGGTGAACCTGATTGGATGGCCGATGATAAAGTTATTGAAACGCTTTATGAAGAGGCCCAGAAGTGGGAGAACAGAGGGTATGCAGATAATGGTATTTTTGCTTTTAAAGAAGCAGCTGCTGAATATATGGAAGAAGTATTTGGGGTTGAAGGTTTAGATCCAGAGACTGAGATAAATCATTCTATTGGTTCTAAACCAGGTTTAGCTATGCTTCCTTCAGCTTTTATTAATCCTGGTGATATTACAATTATGACTACGCCTGGTTATCCAGTAATGGGAACTCATACAGAGTGGCTAGATGGTGAAGTAGTTAACTTGCCGTTACTTAAAGAGAATAATTTCTTACCTGATTTAAATAGTTTGACTGCAGAACAGAAGGATAGAGCTAAACTGCTTTATCTCAATTATCCTAATAATCCTACGGGAGCAGTAGCTACCGAAGAATTTTTTGCGGAGGTAGTTGAATTTGCTAAAAAGAATGATATTATTGTCATTCATGATGCTGCTTATGCTGGTTTAACTTTTGATGATTATGACCCGCTGTCTTTTCTATCGGTGCCAGGAGCTAAGGAAGTAGGAATTGAGATTCAATCATTATCTAAGGCATTTAATATGACCGGTTGGCGAATGGCTTTTGTAGCTGGTAACCCACTAGTTGTTAATGCGTTTGCTACTGTTAAAGATAATAATGATTCAGGGCAGTTTAAAGCAATTCAAAAAGCTTGTATATATGCTTTAAATAATCCTGAAATTACTGAAAAGACCGCTAAAAAGTATTCTAGAAGACATGATATGTTAGTTGATGTTCTACAGGACTTAGGTTTTGAAGCTGAGAAGCCTAAAGGTTCTTTTTATCTTTATGTTTCAATTCCTAAAAGAACTAAAGATGGTGTTGAGTTTGAGAATGCTGAGGACTTTTGTCAATATTTAATTAAGGAACATTTAATCTCTGCAGTTCCATGGGATGATGCTGGATCTTTTGTGAGATTTTCAGTTACTTTTGTAGCTGAGGGAAGAGAAGAAGAAAAAGAAGTGATTGATGAAATTAAGGATAGATTATCTAGGGCTGAATTTGTATTTTAG
- a CDS encoding sugar ABC transporter substrate-binding protein: protein MKKLSHLLKSAVVVLVALLIMVSGSGMVSAEEFTVGMTVQDLSNQIWADAASEIEKLVEADGGEFTAVDCSSNAAKQVTQIENFIASDVDALIVHPAEKNSVEAPLKRAMDKGIKVFSWDEKLENSHLNWVIDNYELGKVIGKHAAKWINEKHDGEAKVGVLNYPQIEILLQRGKGIADAINEHAPDAKIVAKSSAINPVEGVAKTETFLQAHPDMKVIAAIGGGGAIGANEAVKASGKLTEDFGIFAADATDQELEAMANNEANRMSVLITGDAEKMAEIIYGYLQKMMAGEEVPKVVYRELIPVTRDNLDEHYNTGSK, encoded by the coding sequence ATGAAAAAATTAAGTCATTTATTAAAATCTGCAGTTGTTGTTTTGGTTGCATTATTAATAATGGTATCAGGATCAGGTATGGTATCTGCTGAAGAATTTACTGTAGGTATGACTGTACAGGATTTAAGTAATCAGATTTGGGCCGATGCAGCATCTGAAATCGAAAAATTAGTTGAAGCAGATGGTGGAGAGTTTACTGCTGTTGATTGTTCAAGTAATGCAGCTAAACAGGTTACCCAGATTGAGAATTTTATAGCTAGTGACGTAGATGCCCTTATTGTACACCCTGCTGAAAAGAATTCTGTTGAAGCTCCTTTGAAGAGAGCAATGGACAAAGGTATAAAGGTATTTAGTTGGGATGAAAAACTTGAGAACTCACATTTAAATTGGGTTATCGATAATTATGAATTAGGTAAAGTTATCGGTAAACATGCTGCAAAGTGGATCAATGAAAAGCATGACGGAGAAGCTAAAGTGGGGGTATTGAACTATCCACAGATCGAAATCCTACTGCAGAGGGGAAAAGGTATCGCTGATGCTATAAATGAACATGCTCCAGATGCAAAGATTGTTGCAAAGTCTAGTGCAATTAACCCTGTAGAAGGAGTAGCTAAAACTGAAACATTCTTACAGGCTCATCCAGATATGAAAGTTATAGCAGCTATCGGTGGTGGCGGAGCTATCGGAGCCAATGAAGCTGTTAAAGCTTCTGGAAAATTAACAGAAGATTTTGGAATCTTTGCTGCTGATGCTACAGATCAGGAGCTTGAAGCAATGGCAAATAATGAAGCTAATAGAATGTCAGTTCTTATTACTGGTGATGCAGAAAAGATGGCTGAGATAATATATGGTTACCTACAGAAGATGATGGCCGGTGAAGAGGTACCAAAAGTTGTTTACAGAGAGCTAATTCCTGTTACAAGAGATAACTTAGATGAGCACTACAATACAGGAAGTAAGTAA
- a CDS encoding sugar ABC transporter ATP-binding protein, with protein MMGNNILQLKNITKKYPGVVALDDVSLNVKEGEVHALVGENGAGKSTLIKTCTGAVEPNEGRIIVGDKEFSSMTPKTSEENGISVIYQEFNLIGELSVAENIFLGNAIRNGVVIDKQAMIDKSNEIFDQLNIEIDPTTLVKDLTVGYQQIVEIAKALSKNARILIMDEPSAPLTKSELKHLFAMVDRLKEQGVTIIYISHRLDEVFRLTDRVTVIRDGKKIKTLNTDETDVDELITLMVGRELKETFPSREDNISEEVLLEVNNLSGNGVKDCSFKLKRGEVLGFGGLIGAGRTELAELIFGVEKKTDGEIIYKGEKIFPKSPQEAINHGIALVPEDRKQQGALLDIDTKGNIAMAILKQISSYFVVDKQKEKEIANKYRERLSIKTPNLEQKVKKLSGGNQQKVILAKWLASQPDLIIFDEPTRGIDVGAKFEIYKLINKLVSEGKTIILISSEMEELIGMSDRIMVLAEGEITGMLEKEEFSQEQILNYASKIERECDLNEPQ; from the coding sequence ATGATGGGTAACAATATTCTCCAATTGAAAAACATAACAAAAAAATATCCCGGGGTTGTAGCCCTGGATGATGTTTCCTTGAATGTAAAAGAGGGAGAGGTTCATGCATTAGTTGGAGAAAATGGGGCAGGCAAATCAACATTAATCAAAACCTGTACAGGGGCTGTTGAACCTAATGAGGGTAGAATAATTGTAGGTGATAAGGAATTTTCATCTATGACTCCCAAAACCTCTGAAGAAAATGGTATTTCAGTCATATATCAGGAATTTAATCTGATTGGTGAATTAAGTGTTGCGGAAAATATCTTTTTAGGAAATGCAATAAGAAATGGAGTAGTTATTGATAAACAGGCAATGATAGATAAGTCAAATGAAATATTTGATCAATTAAATATTGAGATTGATCCTACAACTTTAGTCAAAGATCTCACAGTTGGATATCAACAGATTGTAGAGATTGCCAAGGCCTTATCTAAAAATGCTCGTATACTGATTATGGATGAACCCTCAGCACCATTAACCAAATCTGAGTTGAAACATTTATTCGCAATGGTAGATAGATTAAAAGAACAGGGGGTTACCATTATATACATTTCTCATCGACTGGATGAGGTATTTAGATTAACTGACCGTGTAACAGTTATCCGTGATGGAAAGAAGATAAAAACCTTAAACACAGATGAAACAGATGTTGATGAGCTAATAACTTTAATGGTAGGTAGAGAACTGAAAGAAACATTCCCTTCTCGAGAAGATAACATCAGTGAAGAGGTTTTACTTGAGGTAAATAATCTTTCCGGGAATGGGGTGAAAGATTGTTCGTTTAAATTAAAAAGAGGCGAGGTTTTAGGCTTTGGTGGACTAATAGGGGCGGGCAGGACCGAGTTAGCTGAGCTGATTTTTGGAGTTGAGAAAAAAACAGATGGAGAGATAATTTATAAAGGAGAAAAAATATTTCCCAAAAGTCCTCAAGAGGCTATAAACCATGGTATTGCCCTGGTTCCAGAAGATAGAAAACAACAGGGGGCACTTTTAGATATTGATACTAAAGGAAATATTGCTATGGCAATTTTAAAACAGATATCATCCTATTTTGTGGTCGATAAACAAAAAGAGAAAGAGATTGCAAATAAATATAGAGAGAGATTGAGTATAAAAACTCCAAATCTTGAACAAAAGGTTAAAAAACTGAGTGGAGGTAATCAGCAAAAGGTTATTTTAGCTAAATGGCTGGCTTCACAACCCGATTTAATTATCTTTGATGAACCTACCCGGGGAATAGATGTTGGAGCAAAATTTGAAATCTATAAGTTGATCAATAAATTAGTTTCAGAAGGTAAAACAATTATACTTATATCATCTGAAATGGAGGAACTAATCGGAATGTCTGACAGAATAATGGTATTAGCTGAAGGAGAAATAACAGGTATGCTAGAAAAAGAAGAATTCAGTCAGGAACAAATATTAAATTACGCATCAAAAATTGAGAGAGAGTGTGATTTAAATGAACCTCAATAA
- a CDS encoding ABC transporter permease, whose product MNLNKVRKYGIFVALLALIIFFTISSDAFFTFGNLINITRQISMLGIAAVGMAFVLLLGGIDLSIGSQVSLVNIIAAWLMAKAGMNPVFAIVISLSVSTFYGFMNGWIIANIKMPPLIVTLAGMTILQGAAYIISDGVPIFGFPESFSVIGQGYVGFIPVPVIIMVVIMLIGSFILNKTYFGRYFYAVGDNEEASELSGINVKKVKYLVYTLSGLFAGIAGIVMLSRTNSGQAIAGKGFELDVLTAVVLGGVSITGGYGKIFHVVAGVLIMGVLSNGMVLINVSEYYQLVIKGLVLLLAVGFDSYQKHVANAS is encoded by the coding sequence ATGAACCTCAATAAAGTAAGAAAGTACGGGATATTTGTTGCACTTTTAGCATTGATAATTTTCTTTACAATATCTTCAGATGCATTTTTTACTTTTGGAAATTTAATTAATATTACAAGGCAGATATCCATGTTAGGGATTGCTGCAGTTGGTATGGCATTTGTATTATTATTAGGTGGTATCGATCTGTCTATTGGGTCACAGGTTAGTTTGGTAAATATTATTGCTGCTTGGTTAATGGCCAAGGCAGGAATGAATCCTGTTTTTGCAATTGTTATATCTTTGTCTGTAAGTACTTTTTATGGCTTTATGAATGGCTGGATTATTGCTAATATAAAGATGCCTCCCCTAATTGTAACTCTTGCCGGTATGACTATCTTACAGGGGGCAGCTTATATAATCTCTGATGGTGTGCCTATCTTTGGATTCCCTGAATCATTTTCAGTCATCGGCCAGGGATATGTAGGTTTTATTCCGGTTCCAGTTATAATAATGGTGGTCATAATGTTAATTGGTTCCTTTATCTTAAATAAGACCTATTTTGGTAGATATTTTTATGCTGTTGGAGATAATGAAGAGGCATCAGAATTATCTGGTATAAATGTCAAAAAGGTTAAATATCTGGTCTATACGTTATCTGGTTTATTTGCAGGTATTGCCGGTATAGTAATGCTTTCAAGGACAAATTCTGGTCAGGCTATTGCAGGTAAGGGATTTGAACTTGATGTGCTGACTGCTGTCGTCCTTGGTGGAGTAAGTATTACTGGAGGTTATGGTAAGATCTTTCATGTAGTTGCTGGAGTACTAATTATGGGTGTGCTCAGTAATGGTATGGTTTTAATAAATGTAAGTGAATATTATCAGCTGGTTATAAAAGGATTAGTACTGTTATTGGCTGTTGGTTTTGATAGCTACCAAAAGCATGTGGCAAATGCTTCTTAA
- a CDS encoding substrate-binding domain-containing protein — translation MNAKMKDVAQKAEVSIATVSHVINETRYVSENTKNKVIKAMKELDYHPNSAARLLKGKESKIIGFLVPDISNSFFTKIAKEIELILRDRGYNLIVSNSDEEVKKEKEQLKVFNSQLIDGLIMAPSADDHSFLEEKLKDYPVVFIDRKPAGYNKGDRVLVKNEDGSYNAVEHLINSGHTNIGIITGLPGLTTTNERLEGYKKALKDNNIRIRNEFIKGGNSMFDSGYKLTRELVDSTDITAIFATNNLMTVGSMNYLKENSVQIPEEIAIIGYDNYNWATITDPSLSVVKQPIQEIGKKSAELVLSRIDEEKQAFSEYRLDNKLIIRSSC, via the coding sequence GTGAATGCAAAAATGAAAGATGTAGCCCAAAAAGCTGAAGTTTCCATAGCTACTGTTTCTCATGTGATCAATGAAACACGTTATGTTTCAGAGAATACAAAAAACAAAGTGATTAAAGCTATGAAAGAATTAGATTATCATCCTAATTCTGCAGCCAGGCTCTTGAAAGGAAAAGAGTCAAAAATCATTGGTTTTTTGGTTCCTGATATAAGCAACTCTTTCTTTACAAAGATCGCCAAAGAAATTGAGTTAATTTTAAGAGACAGGGGATATAATTTAATTGTCAGTAATTCTGATGAAGAGGTCAAAAAAGAAAAAGAGCAATTGAAGGTTTTTAACTCTCAATTAATAGATGGACTCATAATGGCCCCTTCAGCAGATGATCACAGTTTTTTGGAAGAAAAATTAAAAGATTACCCTGTAGTCTTTATTGATAGAAAACCTGCTGGTTATAACAAAGGAGATAGAGTCTTAGTTAAAAATGAGGATGGCTCTTATAATGCTGTAGAGCATTTGATTAACTCAGGACATACAAATATTGGAATAATAACCGGCCTCCCAGGTTTGACAACGACTAATGAAAGATTAGAGGGCTATAAGAAAGCTTTAAAAGATAATAATATAAGGATTAGGAATGAGTTCATAAAGGGAGGCAATTCTATGTTCGATAGTGGTTATAAATTAACCAGGGAATTAGTTGATTCAACAGATATAACCGCTATTTTTGCAACTAACAACTTAATGACTGTTGGTTCCATGAATTATTTAAAGGAAAACAGTGTCCAGATCCCTGAAGAAATAGCCATTATAGGATATGATAATTACAACTGGGCCACCATTACAGATCCATCATTATCTGTTGTTAAACAACCAATCCAAGAGATAGGTAAAAAATCGGCTGAATTAGTTTTAAGTAGGATTGATGAAGAAAAACAGGCTTTCAGTGAATACAGACTTGATAATAAATTAATCATTCGTTCATCTTGTTAA